A genome region from Microplitis demolitor isolate Queensland-Clemson2020A chromosome 1, iyMicDemo2.1a, whole genome shotgun sequence includes the following:
- the LOC103577892 gene encoding dnaJ homolog subfamily C member 7 isoform X2, with product MNRYPKRTPYSIFTQKPNKKRRKADEDIFMCDEVIVLDDDDDDDPVIITENINKKPGNDIPKPSNHQFSNGPAHRRAPNNGYFNYNNYSSSNREPSSGMSKPAGNSFNFGTTNNRNYNIYNIRMNNLKSSSSGIPKPPLPSLFNLNPSKYNFNGYFTFNLNNNSRKETAGGVSEPVDLIDDDNLNDLENDDNYIDSDIDDPFSFDSRDSKPAENLYSNTETRDVPEPSEISSDKADSKSKVTSVDTNESSCSVDQASGNNGVVDLSTEPNRKDNLNDDVPGISTDSSLNNKVNGSISSDTVEKNTEPPPKSPSKVPHFIIVKRKKQADYLYQQKKYEPALREYTKLIEYCPSNATFYSNRSACYMMLSRYELALIDAKLSVQHDPQFSKGYARIAKCAIIVGNIIEAKAALTKLKELDPSNTVLATEQKKYNQVSEFLRKAYTASGEKNYNEALININKSLEISTHCVDLRLKKGDYLMLLEKFNEAEAVANEILLFDRLNIEAKYIKAYCQYQKNSEAGMERFREILRLVPDHPQAQKLYKHAKTVNAKKKDGNLAFNNKLYYAAHTIYSEALSMNPLSREVRMHLYNNLSQASYRLRFIDRAINEATQALAIDPNYVKALMRRAQCYMEKREYDDAIFDLTKACSLDSTMESRYMLELAKKILATTEQDYHGILGIPRNASVDEIKKAYRQLARQYHPDRHATASPEQRARNERKFQKITQAFRQLQTKYGFS from the exons atgaatcgcTATCCGAAGAGAACTCCGTACTCGATATTTACACAGAAACCAAACAAGAAAAGACGAAAAGCAGACGAg gatatTTTTATGTGTGACGAAGTGATTGTTCTTGATGACGACGACGATGATGACCCGGTGATAATAACTGAGAATATAAACAAGAAACCTGGCAATGATATTCCTAAACCATCAAACCATCAGTTCAGTAATGGGCCAGCCCACAGAAGAGCTCCTAACAatggttattttaattacaataattacagTAGCAGCAACAGAGAACCATCAAGTGGAATGTCCAAACCTGCTGGCAATTCCTTCAACTTCGGCACGACAAATAACAGAAATTACAATATCTACAACATaagaatgaataatttaaagtcGAGCTCAAGTGGAATTCCCAAGCCGCCACTACcgagtttatttaatttgaatcctagtaaatataatttcaatggTTACTTTACTTTCAATCTCAATAATAACAGCAGGAAAGAAACAGCCGGCGGAGTTTCAGAGCCTGTGGATCTGATCgatgatgataatttaaatgaccTGGAGAATGATGACAATTACATCGACAGCGATATTGATGATCCGTTTAGCTTTGACAGCAGGGATTCGAAACCAGCTGAAAATCTTTACAGCAACACAG aaaCTCGCGATGTTCCTGAGCCTTCTGAAATCTCGAGCGATAAAGCCGATAGCAAAAGCAAAGTAACAAGTGTTGACACCAACGAGTCTTCGTGTTCCGTTGATCAGGCTTCTGGTAATAATGGTGTCGTTGATCTCAGCACTGAACCTAATcgtaaagataatttaaatgatgacGTACCTGGCATCAGTACTGATAGCtcacttaataataaagttaatggGAGTATTAGCAGTGatactgttgaaaaaaatactgaacCTCCACCAAAATCTCCGTCAAAAGTACCTCATTTTAT aaTTGTGAAGAGGAAGAAGCAAGCAGATTATTtgtatcaacaaaaaaaatatgagccTGCGTTGCGAGAGTATACGAAACTTattg aATATTGTCCATCAAATGCGACGTTTTACAGCAACCGATCCGCCTGCTACATGATGTTATCTCGGTACGAGCTGGCTCTGATTGATGCAAAATTATCAGTACAACATGATCCACAATTTTCTAag ggATACGCGCGCATTGCCAAGTGTGCGATTATTGTTGGAAATATAATAGAAGCAAAGGCAGCATTGACTAAACTAAAAGAATTAGATCCATCGAATACAGTTTTGGCgactgaacaaaaaaaatacaaccaAGTTAGCGAGTTTTTAAGAAAAGCTTATACTGCCAGTGGTGAAAAAAACTACAATGAG gcactaataaatataaataagtctTTAGAGATTAGTACTCATTGTGTTGACTTGAGACTAAAGAAAGGAGACTATTTGATgctcttagaaaaatttaatgaagctGAAGCTGTTGCCAA tgagaTATTGCTGTTTGATAGATTGAACATAGAAGCCAAGTATATAAAAGCGTACTGTCAGTACCAGAAAAATTCCGAAGCGGGTATGGAACGTTTTAGAGAAATTTTACGCTTAGTACCTGACCACCCACAAGCACAAAAACTCTACAAGCATGCAAAGACCGTAAATGCCAAGAAAAAAGACGGTAATTTAGCTTTCAACAATAAACTTTACTACGCGGCGCATACTATTTATTCAGAGGCATTGTCTATGAATCCTCTGAGCCGCGAAGTCAGGATGcatttatacaataatttgTCCCAGGCATCATACAGA CTACGGTTTATCGACAGGGCCATCAATGAGGCGACGCAAGCGTTAGCTATAGATCCAAATTACGTTAAGGCTTTGATGAGAAGAGCTCAATGCTACATGGAGAAAAGAGAATATGACGATGCTATATTTGATTTGACAAAAGCTTGCTCGCTGGACAGCACTAtgg AATCTCGGTACATGTTAGAATTAGCCAAGAAAATATTAGCCACCACGGAACAAGACTATCATGGTATTCTTGGTATACCAAGGAATGCTAgtgttgatgaaataaaaaaagcctACAGACAATTAGCACGACAATATCACCCag ATCGTCATGCCACCGCATCGCCCGAACAAAGAGCCAGAAATGAacgaaaattccaaaaaataacTCAAGCTTTCCGACAATTACAAACTAAATACGGATTTTCATAg
- the LOC103577892 gene encoding dnaJ homolog subfamily C member 7 isoform X1, protein MNRYPKRTPYSIFTQKPNKKRRKADEDIFMCDEVIVLDDDDDDDPVIITENINKKPGNDIPKPSNHQFSNGPAHRRAPNNGYFNYNNYSSSNREPSSGMSKPAGNSFNFGTTNNRNYNIYNIRMNNLKSSSSGIPKPPLPSLFNLNPSKYNFNGYFTFNLNNNSRKETAGGVSEPVDLIDDDNLNDLENDDNYIDSDIDDPFSFDSRDSKPAENLYSNTGNEPDFNGFHFINVENKTKETRDVPEPSEISSDKADSKSKVTSVDTNESSCSVDQASGNNGVVDLSTEPNRKDNLNDDVPGISTDSSLNNKVNGSISSDTVEKNTEPPPKSPSKVPHFIIVKRKKQADYLYQQKKYEPALREYTKLIEYCPSNATFYSNRSACYMMLSRYELALIDAKLSVQHDPQFSKGYARIAKCAIIVGNIIEAKAALTKLKELDPSNTVLATEQKKYNQVSEFLRKAYTASGEKNYNEALININKSLEISTHCVDLRLKKGDYLMLLEKFNEAEAVANEILLFDRLNIEAKYIKAYCQYQKNSEAGMERFREILRLVPDHPQAQKLYKHAKTVNAKKKDGNLAFNNKLYYAAHTIYSEALSMNPLSREVRMHLYNNLSQASYRLRFIDRAINEATQALAIDPNYVKALMRRAQCYMEKREYDDAIFDLTKACSLDSTMESRYMLELAKKILATTEQDYHGILGIPRNASVDEIKKAYRQLARQYHPDRHATASPEQRARNERKFQKITQAFRQLQTKYGFS, encoded by the exons atgaatcgcTATCCGAAGAGAACTCCGTACTCGATATTTACACAGAAACCAAACAAGAAAAGACGAAAAGCAGACGAg gatatTTTTATGTGTGACGAAGTGATTGTTCTTGATGACGACGACGATGATGACCCGGTGATAATAACTGAGAATATAAACAAGAAACCTGGCAATGATATTCCTAAACCATCAAACCATCAGTTCAGTAATGGGCCAGCCCACAGAAGAGCTCCTAACAatggttattttaattacaataattacagTAGCAGCAACAGAGAACCATCAAGTGGAATGTCCAAACCTGCTGGCAATTCCTTCAACTTCGGCACGACAAATAACAGAAATTACAATATCTACAACATaagaatgaataatttaaagtcGAGCTCAAGTGGAATTCCCAAGCCGCCACTACcgagtttatttaatttgaatcctagtaaatataatttcaatggTTACTTTACTTTCAATCTCAATAATAACAGCAGGAAAGAAACAGCCGGCGGAGTTTCAGAGCCTGTGGATCTGATCgatgatgataatttaaatgaccTGGAGAATGATGACAATTACATCGACAGCGATATTGATGATCCGTTTAGCTTTGACAGCAGGGATTCGAAACCAGCTGAAAATCTTTACAGCAACACAGGTAATGAACCCGATTTCAAtggttttcatttcattaatgttgaaaataaaactaaagaaaCTCGCGATGTTCCTGAGCCTTCTGAAATCTCGAGCGATAAAGCCGATAGCAAAAGCAAAGTAACAAGTGTTGACACCAACGAGTCTTCGTGTTCCGTTGATCAGGCTTCTGGTAATAATGGTGTCGTTGATCTCAGCACTGAACCTAATcgtaaagataatttaaatgatgacGTACCTGGCATCAGTACTGATAGCtcacttaataataaagttaatggGAGTATTAGCAGTGatactgttgaaaaaaatactgaacCTCCACCAAAATCTCCGTCAAAAGTACCTCATTTTAT aaTTGTGAAGAGGAAGAAGCAAGCAGATTATTtgtatcaacaaaaaaaatatgagccTGCGTTGCGAGAGTATACGAAACTTattg aATATTGTCCATCAAATGCGACGTTTTACAGCAACCGATCCGCCTGCTACATGATGTTATCTCGGTACGAGCTGGCTCTGATTGATGCAAAATTATCAGTACAACATGATCCACAATTTTCTAag ggATACGCGCGCATTGCCAAGTGTGCGATTATTGTTGGAAATATAATAGAAGCAAAGGCAGCATTGACTAAACTAAAAGAATTAGATCCATCGAATACAGTTTTGGCgactgaacaaaaaaaatacaaccaAGTTAGCGAGTTTTTAAGAAAAGCTTATACTGCCAGTGGTGAAAAAAACTACAATGAG gcactaataaatataaataagtctTTAGAGATTAGTACTCATTGTGTTGACTTGAGACTAAAGAAAGGAGACTATTTGATgctcttagaaaaatttaatgaagctGAAGCTGTTGCCAA tgagaTATTGCTGTTTGATAGATTGAACATAGAAGCCAAGTATATAAAAGCGTACTGTCAGTACCAGAAAAATTCCGAAGCGGGTATGGAACGTTTTAGAGAAATTTTACGCTTAGTACCTGACCACCCACAAGCACAAAAACTCTACAAGCATGCAAAGACCGTAAATGCCAAGAAAAAAGACGGTAATTTAGCTTTCAACAATAAACTTTACTACGCGGCGCATACTATTTATTCAGAGGCATTGTCTATGAATCCTCTGAGCCGCGAAGTCAGGATGcatttatacaataatttgTCCCAGGCATCATACAGA CTACGGTTTATCGACAGGGCCATCAATGAGGCGACGCAAGCGTTAGCTATAGATCCAAATTACGTTAAGGCTTTGATGAGAAGAGCTCAATGCTACATGGAGAAAAGAGAATATGACGATGCTATATTTGATTTGACAAAAGCTTGCTCGCTGGACAGCACTAtgg AATCTCGGTACATGTTAGAATTAGCCAAGAAAATATTAGCCACCACGGAACAAGACTATCATGGTATTCTTGGTATACCAAGGAATGCTAgtgttgatgaaataaaaaaagcctACAGACAATTAGCACGACAATATCACCCag ATCGTCATGCCACCGCATCGCCCGAACAAAGAGCCAGAAATGAacgaaaattccaaaaaataacTCAAGCTTTCCGACAATTACAAACTAAATACGGATTTTCATAg
- the LOC103577893 gene encoding dnaJ homolog subfamily C member 7 isoform X2 encodes MADEVMELDMDANDEIIISDSDDYQSESTPEELAELQIEEAKKYYIDKQYKSALACYSKAIELCPNVSKYYGNRAACYMMLELYREALADSRKSIELDPTFVKGYTRTIRCCLKMGEIVEADTLLNKLNTIDPAAGKLTATESQELSYVQRYLREANAALEAKDYRKVVYCMDRCCDVSKYCPRFKLMKAESLTHLERYQEAQEIANDILHLNRSNVDATYVRGVCLYYQDNVDRAFAHFQEVLRLAPDHVKALEMYKKAKLLKQKKEDGNVAFKAGRYQEAYNLYTEALTIDPQNKMNNTKLHYNRALTASKLGRLNEAITECTEALKIDENYLKAILKRGACYMELQEYEDAVRDYERACKINKSRDNRRLLLEAKEALKRSLKKDYYKILGVERTASTDDIKKAYRKRALVHHPDRHSSASDSEKKEQEKKFKEVGEAYTILSDPKKRSRYDRGGDMEEFETGFDPFAAFFTKPDGGGFHFQFAGSNDSFPF; translated from the exons atGGCCGATGAAGTTATGGAGTTGGACATGGATGCTAACGACGAGATTATAATATCCGACTCAGATGATTATCAATCCGAGAGTACACCCGAAGA aCTGGCTGAGCTTCAAATCGAGGAAGCCAAGAAATATTACATCGACAAACAATATAAATCAGCACTGGCATGTTATTCAAAAGCTATag AGCTTTGTCCCAATGTATCAAAGTACTACGGGAATCGCGCCGCATGTTATATGATGCTGGAATTATATCGCGAAGCTTTAGCTGACTCGAGAAAAAGCATCGAACTGGACCCGACTTTTGTCAag GGATACACAAGAACTATAAGATGTTGTTTGAAAATGGGTGAAATTGTGGAAGCTGAtactctattaaataaattgaacacAATTGATCCAGCAGCGGGGAAATTAACGGCTACGGAATCACAAGAGCTGAGTTATGTCCAGCGTTATCTTAGGGAAGCGAACGCTGCACTTGAAGCTAAAGATTATcgtaaa GTTGTCTACTGTATGGACCGTTGCTGTGATGTCAGCAAATATTGCCCGCGATTCAAGCTGATGAAAGCTGAAAGTCTTACTCACTTGGAGAGGTATCAAGAGGCTCAAGAAATAGCAaa TGACATTTTACATTTGAACAGGTCAAATGTTGACGCCACTTATGTACGAGGTGTGTGTTTGTATTACCAGGATAATGTTGACCGGGCATTCGCTCACTTTCAAGAAGTTCTCAGACTTGCACCCGATCATGTGAAAGCTCTGGAAATGTACAAG AAAGCCAAGCTGTTGAAGCAGAAAAAAGAAGACGGTAATGTCGCTTTCAAAGCAGGTCGGTATCAGGAAGCGTACAATCTTTACACAGAGGCATTGACAATCGACcctcaaaataaaatgaacaaCACTAAGCTTCATTACAATCGTGCGTTGACTGCGTCTAAATTGGGACGACTAAATGAAGCGATAACGGAGTGTACTGAAGCCCTCAAAATCgacgaaaattatttaaaagccATATTAAAGCGCGGCGCCTGTTATATGGAGCTCCAGGAGTACGAAGATGCAGTGCGAGACTACGAGAGAGCTTgtaagataaataaatcacgTGACAACCGACGACTACTTTTGGAAGCTAAGGAAGCGCTGAAACGATCTCTGAAAAAAGACTACTACAAAATTCTGGGTGTTGAGAGAACGGCTTCCACCGACGACATCAAGAAGGCGTACAGGAAAAGAGCGTTAGTTCATCACCCAG ATCGGCATTCCAGTGCTTCGGACTCAGAGAAGAAAGAACAAGAGAAGAAATTCAAAGAAGTAGGGGAGGCCTACACCATCCTCTCAGACCCCAAGAAACGCTCAAGATACGACAGAGGAGGTGACATGGAGGAGTTCGAAACCGGTTTTGATc CGTTCGCGGCGTTCTTCACAAAACCTGATGGCGGCGGATTCCACTTCCAGTTTGCCGGTTCAAATGACTCATTTCCATTCTGA
- the LOC103577893 gene encoding dnaJ homolog subfamily C member 7 isoform X1, which translates to MADEVMELDMDANDEIIISDSDDYQSESTPEELAELQIEEAKKYYIDKQYKSALACYSKAIELCPNVSKYYGNRAACYMMLELYREALADSRKSIELDPTFVKGYTRTIRCCLKMGEIVEADTLLNKLNTIDPAAGKLTATESQELSYVQRYLREANAALEAKDYRKVVYCMDRCCDVSKYCPRFKLMKAESLTHLERYQEAQEIANDILHLNRSNVDATYVRGVCLYYQDNVDRAFAHFQEVLRLAPDHVKALEMYKKAKLLKQKKEDGNVAFKAGRYQEAYNLYTEALTIDPQNKMNNTKLHYNRALTASKLGRLNEAITECTEALKIDENYLKAILKRGACYMELQEYEDAVRDYERACKINKSRDNRRLLLEAKEALKRSLKKDYYKILGVERTASTDDIKKAYRKRALVHHPDRHSSASDSEKKEQEKKFKEVGEAYTILSDPKKRSRYDRGGDMEEFETGFDLSNFGTDSAFAAFFTKPDGGGFHFQFAGSNDSFPF; encoded by the exons atGGCCGATGAAGTTATGGAGTTGGACATGGATGCTAACGACGAGATTATAATATCCGACTCAGATGATTATCAATCCGAGAGTACACCCGAAGA aCTGGCTGAGCTTCAAATCGAGGAAGCCAAGAAATATTACATCGACAAACAATATAAATCAGCACTGGCATGTTATTCAAAAGCTATag AGCTTTGTCCCAATGTATCAAAGTACTACGGGAATCGCGCCGCATGTTATATGATGCTGGAATTATATCGCGAAGCTTTAGCTGACTCGAGAAAAAGCATCGAACTGGACCCGACTTTTGTCAag GGATACACAAGAACTATAAGATGTTGTTTGAAAATGGGTGAAATTGTGGAAGCTGAtactctattaaataaattgaacacAATTGATCCAGCAGCGGGGAAATTAACGGCTACGGAATCACAAGAGCTGAGTTATGTCCAGCGTTATCTTAGGGAAGCGAACGCTGCACTTGAAGCTAAAGATTATcgtaaa GTTGTCTACTGTATGGACCGTTGCTGTGATGTCAGCAAATATTGCCCGCGATTCAAGCTGATGAAAGCTGAAAGTCTTACTCACTTGGAGAGGTATCAAGAGGCTCAAGAAATAGCAaa TGACATTTTACATTTGAACAGGTCAAATGTTGACGCCACTTATGTACGAGGTGTGTGTTTGTATTACCAGGATAATGTTGACCGGGCATTCGCTCACTTTCAAGAAGTTCTCAGACTTGCACCCGATCATGTGAAAGCTCTGGAAATGTACAAG AAAGCCAAGCTGTTGAAGCAGAAAAAAGAAGACGGTAATGTCGCTTTCAAAGCAGGTCGGTATCAGGAAGCGTACAATCTTTACACAGAGGCATTGACAATCGACcctcaaaataaaatgaacaaCACTAAGCTTCATTACAATCGTGCGTTGACTGCGTCTAAATTGGGACGACTAAATGAAGCGATAACGGAGTGTACTGAAGCCCTCAAAATCgacgaaaattatttaaaagccATATTAAAGCGCGGCGCCTGTTATATGGAGCTCCAGGAGTACGAAGATGCAGTGCGAGACTACGAGAGAGCTTgtaagataaataaatcacgTGACAACCGACGACTACTTTTGGAAGCTAAGGAAGCGCTGAAACGATCTCTGAAAAAAGACTACTACAAAATTCTGGGTGTTGAGAGAACGGCTTCCACCGACGACATCAAGAAGGCGTACAGGAAAAGAGCGTTAGTTCATCACCCAG ATCGGCATTCCAGTGCTTCGGACTCAGAGAAGAAAGAACAAGAGAAGAAATTCAAAGAAGTAGGGGAGGCCTACACCATCCTCTCAGACCCCAAGAAACGCTCAAGATACGACAGAGGAGGTGACATGGAGGAGTTCGAAACCGGTTTTGATc TATCAAACTTCGGTACTGACTCAGCGTTCGCGGCGTTCTTCACAAAACCTGATGGCGGCGGATTCCACTTCCAGTTTGCCGGTTCAAATGACTCATTTCCATTCTGA